Within Sphingobium sp. SCG-1, the genomic segment TCCCTGCCTGACAACGGATGATCTCTTTTGCTTGAATGTCATACTCTTAAGCTCAGGCTTTACGCCGATCCCGCGCGCGTGGTCGTCCGGCCGTTTCACCTTAGTTGGCAGAGCAACGGCAAAGGCCCGAGCCGCTCGCAGCGGATCGCGACAGCCGTGCTTGAACTGGACGAGAGCACCGTCGAGGATCAATTGACGCACGTCCTGCGCGATTTCGAAGCGCGGCACTGGCAGACGCGGCGTGTGTTCCGCACTCGCTACGACGAGATTCGCGCACAGCTCAAGTTGGACGACAGCAACTTGTCGGAATCGCGACGCCTGCTGATCGGCGCCTACTTTTGCCATGAGTACAGCTACGCCGCCGCCGCACTGATGAACCCCAGTGTCGTGCCGCACTATGACCAGACCGGCATGGCAAAGGGCGATTGCCGTATCATCATGTCGCTCCGCGCCGTCGGCGAAGGGCATATCAGCTCGGTAGCCTTCCGCGAGGGCGTAATCACTGACGACGGCGAATTGCTGTTGGCGCACCAGCCACCGTTCGCCACTGCCGCTGACGCCTATGGCGGCGAGAATGTCGTGAAGGAAGGCGAGGTGTCGGTTTTCCGGCATCCGGACAGTACCGTGTCCGGCACGGTGCTCTTCCCGATCACGGCCGCACAGGCCAATGGACTTGAAGACTTGCGGCTCGTGTATTTCCAGCATTCTGATGGATCGATGGAATGGCTGGGCACCTACACCGCGTATAATGGTCATCAGATCCAGTCGGAAATGCTGCGCACGCGCGACTTCCGCCGCTTCGACATGGTGCCGATGACCGGTAGCGCTGCACGGAACAAGGGCATGGCGCTTTTCCCGCGCAAAGTCGCAGGCAAATATATGATGATCGGGCGGCAGGATGGAGAGAACCTCTATCTCATCACTTCCGATACGCTGACGCACTGGGACGAGGGGCAGTTGATCCTGACGCCCCTTTACCCCTGGGAACTTGTGCAGATCGGCAATTGCGGCCCGCCGATCGAAATCGACGAAGGTTGGCTGCTATTGACCCACGGCGTCGGGGCTATGCGCGAATATTCGATCGGCGCGGTGCTGCTGGACAAGGACGATCCCTCGATCGTCTTGCGCCGCACAAAGACGCCTATCCTCGCTGCATCGGAGGACGACCGTGAAGGCTATGTACCGAACGTCGTCTATACTTGTGGCGCGATGAAGCATGGCGAGAACATCTTCATGCCTTATGGCGTGGCGGACAGTTCGGTGGCGTTCGCCTTCGTACCCATCGTGGACCTGCTGGCGCTGATGGATTAATGCGCTTTCCTCAAAGGCGAAAGCGGGCCTTGGGGATGGTGCTGATGCGACAGGCGAGGTCCGCCTCGCCGCTTGCGACGATGTAGTGATCGTCATGGTCGACAATGCCGGTCGTGAACACGACGGTATCCAGATACATCTGGTGTGAAAGTGGTTCGGTCAGCGACGCCTGCGGCGACAGGATGGGATCGGGACAGGTGTAGAGGATTTTCGACGGGTCCTTCGCGTCGAGCAGCGACCAGTAGGTGCGGTAGATGCCGATACCATCGTCCGGCTCGACACCATGCCACAGGCTGAGCCACCCTTCTGCTGTCCGCACCGGCGGCGCACCGCCGCCGATTCTCGCACTGACAACGCCATCCATCGACGATCGAATGCCCGGATTGCGCACCGGCTTCCAGTGCAGCGCGTCGGGCGATGTCGCGAGATTGATCGACGGCCCCGCGCGCCAAGGGCTGCCCGGCGGATAGGCGAAGTAGCAATCCCCCAGCGGCCGGGTCTGCGCCCAATAGCGCCCGTCGATTCGCCCTTCGAAGATCAGCATGTCCTTGTTCTGATGATCGAGCACGATGTCCTCGAACGTCCAATCTAGCCCATTGGCGGAGCTGTAAAGCGTCGTGGATTGGCGCTCCGGACTGACCGAGCAGGTGGTCATCAGCCAGCGGTCGTCCACCTTGCTGATGCGCGGATCTTCCACCCCATAGCATTGCCAGTCACCCTGCGGCGCGATGGCGCGATCATAGTGCATGGCCACGACCTCACGCGCATCGGGCGACAACTCGACCGGCAGCAGCCAGGACAGCGACGTCAGCGCCAGTACCGACCAGCCGCTCCCCCGTATTCGCAACGTGCGCGGATCGGTCATGTCCACGTCGGTTAGCGGCCAAGCATCGACAACATAACTGCCATCGTGCCACCGGATAGAATGGGCACTATTCCCCCGCACCGGCTCCCGCAGCGCTTCCGCGACACGAACCATCAGCAGCAGATTGCCATTTGGAAGGCGCGTCAGTCCGGGGTTGAACGCGCCCAGAACATAGGTTTCCATCGGCAACCGCCCGGCCAGGGGAGAGCGGCGCAGGTCGATATCGTCGGGCATGATAATCAGATGATCGTCGAACATGGCATCGGTCATCTCGTTCTCCCCGGAGGCGTTGCCCTGATGCCATAACCGTTTCCGCTTCGCATGGCTCCGTTGTCATCACTGGCAAAAATAAAGACGGGCGCTATCGTCGCACCATGCCCGAAGGTGAATCAGGTCCATCGATACGCTTTGCCGATGTGTCAGTGCGTTTTGGGGATGTCGTGGCGCTTGCCGGTATCGACGTGACGCTGGCGGGCGGAAGTTTCGTTGCCATCGTCGGCGCGTCCGGCTCGGGGAAATCCACGCTGCTACGCACGATCAATCGGCTGGTCGAGCCGCAGTGCGGGGATGTCCTGCTTGGGCAGCAGTCCGTGATGGCAAGCGATGTCGTGCGCCTGCGCCGCCGGATCGGCTACGTGTTCCAGAACATCGGCCTTTTCCCCCACATGACCGTCGCGCAGAATGTCGCGATCGGCTTGCGCATCTCGGGCGCGCGACACACGAAGGATCGCGTTGCCGAACTCCTCGAACTTGTGGATCTGCCGTCGCGGATCGGCAACCGTATACCGGACCAGCTTTCCGGGGGGCAGCAACAGCGAGTCGGTGTCGCCCGCGCGTTGGCGACGGAGCCACATGTGCTGCTGATGGATGAGCCATTCGGAGCGTTGGACCCGGTGACGCGAGACGCCTTGGGCAAACAGGTGCGCGCGCTGCACGACAGATTGGGCCTTACGACCGTGATGGTCACGCATGACATGGCCGAAGCGCTGCTTCTGGCAGACCGCGTGCTGGTAATGGCGGCAGGGGAAATCGTCGCCGATGGCACGCCGCATGACCTGATGGCTGGCAAAGGCGGCACCGCTGCCGATGCGCTGCTCGCCGTGCCGAGGGATCATGCGCGTCGTCTGGCGGAACTGGGCGCTTGACCGGCGTCGCGGAACTTGCCGGGCCGCTGGCTTCGCATGTCCAGATCGCTGCCGCAGCCTTGCTCCTTGGCCTGTTGATCGCACTGCCGCTTACGTTGTGGGCGGCGCGTAATGCGCATGTGGCGCGCATAGCGCTCGGCGCAGCGAGCCTGATCCAGACAATTCCGGCGCTTGCCCTGCTGGCGCTGTTCTACCCCATATTATTGTGGCTGTCGTCTTGGGTCGGTGGCGGCATTCCGGCCCTTGGGTTCCTGCCCGCATTGCTTGCGCTGGCGCTCTACGCGGTGCTGCCGATCTTGCGCAACGGGGTGACAGGGCTTGCGAATCTCAGTCCCGCAGTGCTGGAGGCAGCCGATGGCATAGGCATGTCCGCTTCGCAGAGGTTGCGCCTCGTCGAGCTTCCGCTAATCGCCCCGATCCTGATGGCGGGGATAAGAACGGCGGCGGTGTGGACGATCGGCGCGGCCACTCTCTCGACGACCATCGGCCAGCCGAGCCTGGGCGATCCGATCTTTGCGGGGCTTCAGACACAGAATTGGGTGCTGGTGCTGAAGGGTTGTCTCGCGGCGGCGGCGTTGGCGTTGTGCGTGGATGCCTTACTGGCGCTTGCAGAGCGCGGCATCAGGAATCGTAAGCCTTGGATAGCGTGGCTGGCGCTTGCGGTGTTGCTGATCGGCACGGGCGCGGCGTGCCTGCCATTTCGACGCGCCGATGGCTCGGTCGTCACTATCGGCGCGAAGAACTTCTCGGAGCAATATATCCTCGCCCGCCTGATCGGTGGACGCTTGCAGGTGGCGGGCTATACGGTGCGCTACCGCGAGGGACTCGGCTCAGCGGTCATCTACCGGGCGCTTGCGAGTGGCGATATCGATGTCTATGTCGATTATGCAGGCACGCTCTGGTCGAACGAGATGAAACGCGTCGACGTCGTGCCGCCCTCACGCATGATACCGGCCATCAACCAGTGGATGCAAGGCTCGGGGGGCGCGCGAGTGCTGGGGCCGCTCGGGTTCGAGAACGCTTATGTATTTGCTATGAAGGAGGAGGACGCAAAAGCGCGGGGCATCGTGACGCTGGATGATCTCGCGCAGGCCTCACCAGACCTACGGCTTGGATCGGACCTCGAATTTTTGGAGCGCCCCGAATGGAAGGCTGTAACCGCCAAATACCCGATGGCGTTCAGGCAGGCGCGCGCCTTCAGCCCGACTTTCATGTATCGCGGGCTGGAAAGCGGGGCAGTGGACGTTATTTCGGCTTTCTCCTCCGATGGCCGCATCGCCGCCGACCGGCTAACGGTCTTGCGCGACAACAAGGCCGCGATCCCGCGCTACGATGCCCTGCTTCTTCTATCACCCCGCCGCGCGAAGGACGCGCGTTTCGCAGCGGCGCTGCGCCCGCTCATCGGACATGTGACGGTAGAGGCAATGCGCGCCGCCAATCTCCAGGTAGACGCGAATACGAACAAGGCAACGCCTGCACAGGCGGCAATCTCGTTAGATCGCGTCATTCGCCGATCTCGGCCCTGATTTCCTGATGAACTGTTCCGCACCGGGCATAATCTGCGACCTGACGCGATCCACGACATAGGCGGAGCCGGCCAGCGACAAGTGCCCGTAGTCAAACTGCATGGCTTGTCCCGGCCCTGCCCAAATCGTGCATTCATCGGCGCAGAGCGTTTCGTAGAGCGAGATGTAATTGCCGCCAGCCGCTGTCACTGAGCGGGCGAACAAGCGATCCAGCGGCTGCACTTTCTCTTCCAGATAGCGGCTTGCCTTGTAGGCATCGGGACTATCGGCCCCAAGCGCGAGAATACGGGGAAGCGGTTGGGTATATTCGATGATAGGCCCGAACACGACCACGCGCTGAGTATAGCGCTGTAGCTTCTGGATCGTCGCACCCATCCGCTCCGCTTCGGCCGGTCGCCAGCGCCCCGCAAGTACAACCACGTCGATACCTCTGTTCGCGGGTAAAAACTCCTCGAACACATAGCGCATCAGGTCGGTGCACCGCTCATCGCCCTCGAAATCACCGACCGGCCGACATCCCGACGACGTCGCTTGCAGCACATTTGCATTCGGGAAACTATGCTTCAGCCCCGGATAATATTGGGCGGCATGGCTGTCCCCGATGAGTAGGATGTCGGGCTGACTGTCCGATCGTTTCAGACAACTCGCACGATCATATTGCTCGAATCCGGATGCGGCGAGGGTGAGGAAGCATTTGCCGGTTCGCCATTGTGCGTCCGGTTGTTTTTGCTGGGCCAGCACGTAGGATGCGGCTTCGCTGGTCGGCAAGACGATGGCCGATAACGGAGAGAAGAGCAGGCCCACCACGGCCACTGCCGCCAGTGAAGCGCCGCTCCAACCGAGGATGTGGCTCGGGCGATGATCGGTGCCACCCGACGGCTTCCGAAAGGGCCGCTCGATGAAGCGCCAGGAGAATGTGGCGAAGGCGATGCTTGCTACGAGCAAGCCAAGTTTTCCCGCCACGGTCATCTTGCCGAAAACATAAGGGTAGAACACCACTAGCGGCCAGTGCCATAGATAGAGCGAATAGGAGATCAGTCCTATGAACCGTAGCGGCGGCAGCGAAAGCGCGCGCGCAATAAGCGTATCGCCATGCGATGAACCCGAATGGATAATCATGGCAGCGCCGATGCAGGCCGGAGCCGCCGCCCAACCGGGAAATGAGGAACCGCTGTGCAGGAACTGGATCGACACCAGAATCATCACAAAGCCACTGATAGTGATAAGCTCCGCAGCTCTTCGGTTCGTGATCGGCGGAATGATGCCGACTGCAATTATGGAACCGATCAGCAACTCCCACGCGCGGAATGGCAACAAGTAAAACACCGCTTCGGGCGCTTGCCCTAACAAAGCACATGCCGCAACGAAGGATAAGGCGGCCATTGCTAGAAAGGTGCCGTTACGCACCTTAGCGGTCTGGCTCTTCAGGGCATAGATCACGACCGGTAAGACGATGTAGAATTGCTCCTCCACCGACAGCGACCAGGTGTGAAGAAGCGGGCTGCTCTTTGCGGCCTGATCGAAATAGCCGGAATTGAGATAGAAAAAGATATTCGACATGAAGGTCAGCGAATACAGCAGCGCCTGTTCGACCACTTTGCGTTCGGATGGGAACAATAGCAGTCCGGCCATCAACATACAGAAGAGGTAGACCGGGATAAGTGCAGGCAGGATCCGCCTGGCGCGCCGGACATAGAAGTCCATCACGCTGTAGGTTCTGGCATGGATGCCATCGAAGATGATCCGGGTTATCAGGAACCCTGAGATGACGAAGAATATGTCAACGCCGACGAACCCGCCTGGCGCGATTGGACCGAAGCCGATGTGGTAGATCACGACCGGTAGAACGGCGATCGAACGCAGGCCATCGATATCGCTGCGATATTTCAGCACAAGTTCCCCCTACTTGGCAGCTAATTTCCAATGGCCGGCGAACGTTGCGCCATATTGCCATCAGTCGAATTTCGGCAGGCGCTTCCCCGGTGCCGTTCGCGCGCGACCGCCATTTTGTTTCGCAACCGCAAAAACATTGGCGCTGCGACTTGATCTACGCAACAATTAAATCCGTTTTGGATTAAAAGGCGTCTTAAGAGGCTGCTTTTGTAGCGTTAATTGTTGGATGTAGGGTTAACGCATCAGCCCCGCAGCTTTCAACGCGCCTTCGATGACCTCCTGAACGCCCTGTGCCGCCTCGCGGTGCGGCTGGGGCGATGATGGCACTTTGGCGTGCGGATCGGCAACGACTTTGAAGTCCGCGTCCGGTGGCACTATCCCCCAGCTTTGCGCTATTCTTAAGGTAGAGGATGTGCCGGCTTCCAGCATGTAAGGGCCGATATTGCCGAAGCGTGCATCCTCCGCAGTGCTAAGCGGGGTGCCGTGCGCCATCCCGGCGATGATATGCTCTTCGACGACTGTTTCGCCTTGACCGTTTCGCCAAATACGCCGGGAATGACCGTCCATTACGTCCGTCTCTGGAGCTATCCGGCCCAGCCCATGCAGGGGGAGCCACTGATCGATGATCGCCTGCGCATTGCTGACCGCGACCGTCTGGTCGCCGCTCCCGTGCCAGATCGCGATGGAAGGTAGACGCTTTGAGGACTCCGACGGAGCGATCAGGCGGGCCAATGCCTCGCCTTGCGGTCCGCCTTGTCCGCGCATCCGCTCGAGCGCTTCGGGAACGCTCGACGCCGTCCCGTGCGGAAGCCCGGCGATGATGGCGCCGCCCTTGAAAAGCTCAGGGTAGCTCGCAAGAAGCGAAGATGTCATGGCGCCACCCGCCGACAATCCCGTCACGAATATCCGGTCGATGTCGAGACGGTGCGTTTCGATCATCCAGTCAATCATTTGCCGGATCGACAGCATCTCGCCCGCATCCCTTCGCGTGTCGTCGGGGCTGAACCAGTTGAAGCACAGGTTCATGTTGTTGCCGCGGCGCTGTTCCGGGAAGAGCAGCGCAAAGCCATATTGATCCGCCAGCGCGGACCAGCCGCTGCCATGATCGTAGCCGGCGGCGGTCTGCGTGCAACCATGCAGAACGACCACCAGCGGGGCCGCTTTGCTCAGCGCATCGGGTACATAGTAGCGGGCACCGAGATTGCCAGGATTTGATCCAAATCCTTCGATGTTACTAAGGCGATCGTTGATTGGGCCACCGACGCCTGCCGCCAGCTTGCTCTTTGCCAGTCGCTTCAAAGTGCTTGCTAGTCCCGCCATACTTGAATTCCTGTTCAAAGCGGCACTACGCCGCCTGGGATCAACCAACCGGCTTTCAAAGAGTTGCTGCACCGCACAATAACTTGTGTCAGCTACCTTCAGCACTGTCCAGCGGATTGCGGTGAAGTCAGGCAGCGCGACGTAGGCGCAGGGAAGATCCAAACGCCTCAATCGGCAGGAAATCGAGATAATGGCGAATAGCGAGATTAGCCCCGATTGCGATCACAACTGCGGTAGTTACCGTCGCCCATGCTGCGCCATTTGCCCCGAATAGCGGCGTCAGCACCGCCAGCGAAAGACCGAGGCACAACGCAGCCGCCAGGTTGATCCGGCGCAACATGCTGCCATGTCCTGCCATCCCCAGCAACTCAGGCGCACCGGCGGAAAGCATCGCGACCAACTGACCTAGCAACAGGATCCGCAGCGTCATCGCGCCGTCGCCATAGCCGCTACCAAAAAGCTCCAATATCGGCCGCGCACCCGCCATCAGCACGATCAGCGGCGGTGCCCCGAGGGCAAAGACCATGGCAAGCGCCTGGGCCGATATCGCCATCAACTCTGCGCGGTTGCCCTGTGCATGGGCGCGGGCGAAGCGTGGCGACACCATCGCCGCGACCGCGCTGACGACGAGGTTCAGGATCAGCGCAACGCGCCATGCCAAAGCGAAATAGCCGACCTGCTTCTCGCTGGTGACGATTCCAAGCGCAAGCGTGGGAGCAGAGGCGAGCAGCAACTGCACGATCTCCGTCGTGAAGAGCGACCAGCCAAGGCCGAACAGCGGCACGCGCTCTCCCGCTGGGGCACCCGCTTCAGCTTTCGGCAGCATCAGCGCGAGGATTGCAAAGCCGATCACCGCATTGATCGAGGTTGCCGCAAGCAAAAGCCACAGCGCGCTCGACACCGTCAGCGGTACGACGAGGGCGCAAAGGCAGAAGATCGCGGGCCACAGCCACGAGTAGATCGCCTGGCTGTAGCCGACACGCATCAGGCCGAGCAGTGCGCCGCCTGCCACCACGCTGAGGCATAATGGCGGGATCGACAACGCGCCGATCATCAGCGGCCTCGCCAGCGCCGGATTGCCGATCAGATGCCGCGCGACCGGATTTGCGATCAGCAGCATCAGCAAGGTCGCGCCGATGCAAAGGAACAGCACGCTCCGTACACCATGGCCGATGATGAGGCGGGCGCTATTGGGGGAATGCCCGGCCATGGCGCGGGCGACTTCGCGCGTCAGTGCGCGGTCGATGCCGAGGCGTCCTGCGCCCGCCGCCAGCGTCAGAACGCTGAAGACGATGTAGAACAGCCCCGCATCCATCACGCCTAGCCGGAAGGCGACGATCAGATGGAAACCATAGCGGCTCGGCAAGTCCAGCAGCCGCGACCCCAAGGTCACGAAGGCGGCGCGCAGGAAATCCTGCCGCGTTCGCAGGAATGTCGTGATGCTCAT encodes:
- a CDS encoding glycoside hydrolase family 130 protein, with amino-acid sequence MLECHTLKLRLYADPARVVVRPFHLSWQSNGKGPSRSQRIATAVLELDESTVEDQLTHVLRDFEARHWQTRRVFRTRYDEIRAQLKLDDSNLSESRRLLIGAYFCHEYSYAAAALMNPSVVPHYDQTGMAKGDCRIIMSLRAVGEGHISSVAFREGVITDDGELLLAHQPPFATAADAYGGENVVKEGEVSVFRHPDSTVSGTVLFPITAAQANGLEDLRLVYFQHSDGSMEWLGTYTAYNGHQIQSEMLRTRDFRRFDMVPMTGSAARNKGMALFPRKVAGKYMMIGRQDGENLYLITSDTLTHWDEGQLILTPLYPWELVQIGNCGPPIEIDEGWLLLTHGVGAMREYSIGAVLLDKDDPSIVLRRTKTPILAASEDDREGYVPNVVYTCGAMKHGENIFMPYGVADSSVAFAFVPIVDLLALMD
- a CDS encoding glycosidase; protein product: MTDAMFDDHLIIMPDDIDLRRSPLAGRLPMETYVLGAFNPGLTRLPNGNLLLMVRVAEALREPVRGNSAHSIRWHDGSYVVDAWPLTDVDMTDPRTLRIRGSGWSVLALTSLSWLLPVELSPDAREVVAMHYDRAIAPQGDWQCYGVEDPRISKVDDRWLMTTCSVSPERQSTTLYSSANGLDWTFEDIVLDHQNKDMLIFEGRIDGRYWAQTRPLGDCYFAYPPGSPWRAGPSINLATSPDALHWKPVRNPGIRSSMDGVVSARIGGGAPPVRTAEGWLSLWHGVEPDDGIGIYRTYWSLLDAKDPSKILYTCPDPILSPQASLTEPLSHQMYLDTVVFTTGIVDHDDHYIVASGEADLACRISTIPKARFRL
- a CDS encoding ATP-binding cassette domain-containing protein, with the protein product MPEGESGPSIRFADVSVRFGDVVALAGIDVTLAGGSFVAIVGASGSGKSTLLRTINRLVEPQCGDVLLGQQSVMASDVVRLRRRIGYVFQNIGLFPHMTVAQNVAIGLRISGARHTKDRVAELLELVDLPSRIGNRIPDQLSGGQQQRVGVARALATEPHVLLMDEPFGALDPVTRDALGKQVRALHDRLGLTTVMVTHDMAEALLLADRVLVMAAGEIVADGTPHDLMAGKGGTAADALLAVPRDHARRLAELGA
- a CDS encoding ABC transporter permease/substrate-binding protein — its product is MTGVAELAGPLASHVQIAAAALLLGLLIALPLTLWAARNAHVARIALGAASLIQTIPALALLALFYPILLWLSSWVGGGIPALGFLPALLALALYAVLPILRNGVTGLANLSPAVLEAADGIGMSASQRLRLVELPLIAPILMAGIRTAAVWTIGAATLSTTIGQPSLGDPIFAGLQTQNWVLVLKGCLAAAALALCVDALLALAERGIRNRKPWIAWLALAVLLIGTGAACLPFRRADGSVVTIGAKNFSEQYILARLIGGRLQVAGYTVRYREGLGSAVIYRALASGDIDVYVDYAGTLWSNEMKRVDVVPPSRMIPAINQWMQGSGGARVLGPLGFENAYVFAMKEEDAKARGIVTLDDLAQASPDLRLGSDLEFLERPEWKAVTAKYPMAFRQARAFSPTFMYRGLESGAVDVISAFSSDGRIAADRLTVLRDNKAAIPRYDALLLLSPRRAKDARFAAALRPLIGHVTVEAMRAANLQVDANTNKATPAQAAISLDRVIRRSRP
- a CDS encoding acyltransferase family protein, with protein sequence MLKYRSDIDGLRSIAVLPVVIYHIGFGPIAPGGFVGVDIFFVISGFLITRIIFDGIHARTYSVMDFYVRRARRILPALIPVYLFCMLMAGLLLFPSERKVVEQALLYSLTFMSNIFFYLNSGYFDQAAKSSPLLHTWSLSVEEQFYIVLPVVIYALKSQTAKVRNGTFLAMAALSFVAACALLGQAPEAVFYLLPFRAWELLIGSIIAVGIIPPITNRRAAELITISGFVMILVSIQFLHSGSSFPGWAAAPACIGAAMIIHSGSSHGDTLIARALSLPPLRFIGLISYSLYLWHWPLVVFYPYVFGKMTVAGKLGLLVASIAFATFSWRFIERPFRKPSGGTDHRPSHILGWSGASLAAVAVVGLLFSPLSAIVLPTSEAASYVLAQQKQPDAQWRTGKCFLTLAASGFEQYDRASCLKRSDSQPDILLIGDSHAAQYYPGLKHSFPNANVLQATSSGCRPVGDFEGDERCTDLMRYVFEEFLPANRGIDVVVLAGRWRPAEAERMGATIQKLQRYTQRVVVFGPIIEYTQPLPRILALGADSPDAYKASRYLEEKVQPLDRLFARSVTAAGGNYISLYETLCADECTIWAGPGQAMQFDYGHLSLAGSAYVVDRVRSQIMPGAEQFIRKSGPRSANDAI
- a CDS encoding alpha/beta hydrolase family esterase translates to MAGLASTLKRLAKSKLAAGVGGPINDRLSNIEGFGSNPGNLGARYYVPDALSKAAPLVVVLHGCTQTAAGYDHGSGWSALADQYGFALLFPEQRRGNNMNLCFNWFSPDDTRRDAGEMLSIRQMIDWMIETHRLDIDRIFVTGLSAGGAMTSSLLASYPELFKGGAIIAGLPHGTASSVPEALERMRGQGGPQGEALARLIAPSESSKRLPSIAIWHGSGDQTVAVSNAQAIIDQWLPLHGLGRIAPETDVMDGHSRRIWRNGQGETVVEEHIIAGMAHGTPLSTAEDARFGNIGPYMLEAGTSSTLRIAQSWGIVPPDADFKVVADPHAKVPSSPQPHREAAQGVQEVIEGALKAAGLMR
- a CDS encoding oligosaccharide flippase family protein, encoding MSITTFLRTRQDFLRAAFVTLGSRLLDLPSRYGFHLIVAFRLGVMDAGLFYIVFSVLTLAAGAGRLGIDRALTREVARAMAGHSPNSARLIIGHGVRSVLFLCIGATLLMLLIANPVARHLIGNPALARPLMIGALSIPPLCLSVVAGGALLGLMRVGYSQAIYSWLWPAIFCLCALVVPLTVSSALWLLLAATSINAVIGFAILALMLPKAEAGAPAGERVPLFGLGWSLFTTEIVQLLLASAPTLALGIVTSEKQVGYFALAWRVALILNLVVSAVAAMVSPRFARAHAQGNRAELMAISAQALAMVFALGAPPLIVLMAGARPILELFGSGYGDGAMTLRILLLGQLVAMLSAGAPELLGMAGHGSMLRRINLAAALCLGLSLAVLTPLFGANGAAWATVTTAVVIAIGANLAIRHYLDFLPIEAFGSSLRLRRAA